The genome window CGAGTTCAACGGGCGTCTGTCTTCCGAAGATGCTGACCATAACCTTCAACCTTCCATGGTCCATGTCAACCTCATCGATAAACCCGACAAAATTTGTAAAGGGTCCGTCGATAATTCTGACATTCTCGCCTTTCTGGAACTGCGTCTTAATCTGGGGCGCCGGCCCCCTTTCAAGCTGCTGAAGGATGATCTCCACCTCTTCCTCTGGAAGCGGAACGGGTTTTGTTCCACCCACAAAGCCGGTGACCCTCGGAGTACTTCTCACAAGATGCCACGTTTCATCATCGAGTTCCATCTCGACAAGGACGTATCCGGGATAAAATTTTTTGTCGCTTTCCCTCTTCTTGCCACCCCTGAGTTCTATCACCTTTTCTGTCGGTATAAGGACCCTCGATATCTTGTCCTTGAGA of Thermodesulfovibrionales bacterium contains these proteins:
- the nusG gene encoding transcription termination/antitermination protein NusG yields the protein MAKNWYVVHAYSGYEEKVKLSIEDKAEKRSLKDKISRVLIPTEKVIELRGGKKRESDKKFYPGYVLVEMELDDETWHLVRSTPRVTGFVGGTKPVPLPEEEVEIILQQLERGPAPQIKTQFQKGENVRIIDGPFTNFVGFIDEVDMDHGRLKVMVSIFGRQTPVELGFFQVEKA